CTCCCTGATGTCCCTCTGCAGGTCAACCCAGTAATGAGGCATGTGGTCCCCTCTGGCGCTCCCTAATCAGGGACCCAAGGCCGTCCGCCCTGGGCCTGATGGCGCGGCAGCAGAACAGGCTCTGAACCCAGAGTGGTCGTCTCCTTCCCATCTGGCCTCCATGCCAGGCCCTGTCTCCCCTCTGCCAGCGATTTATGCCCTCCTGAGGTGTTGCGCCTTTTAACTTGCACATAATTGGCCCCCAGATGCAAAACAACTACGAGGGGGCCCGTTTTTATTAGTTGTCAAGCAGAGGTCATTGTTTTTCCATCGCTCCGGCTCCTCAGTGCTGCCAAGGTCAAAGAGACACATGCTGTGTCTATACCTTGACCAATTattgaaagggaggaggagtcTGCATGAACTCAATTATAAAATGACGCAATGATGAAATATAGAGCGGAATCAAGTCAGCGTGTGTGACAGCGCTAAATGAAGCGATAAGTGATTTCCCGTGCCGCGTTTTCTGTCAATAGACTCGACCCAGACAACTGAGTCACCACGCAATCGCCTATTTATAGATGATATTCACTTGGAAAGCACATAACATGACAGGAATAAGGATCGGTTTAAAATGTAGACACCCTTGTAACCTTGACAAGTGATATGTTATAACTGACAACAGCACAGTGGGAAACCATGTAGCGCTCACACAACAGAGGTGATACGGCAAAAATATTCACGGTATTTAGGAACCTTTTTTGACAGCCTTAATGGGAAATTGTGCTGTTTCGCTGGTCTTGACATACAATCAACGTGTGTCAAGAAATTACAACGGTTATCAATCGAGGCACATagtgtctcctcttcctcattctaAGCATATTGCTCTccagattttcctttttttgacaCCAAGTCAACACATTTAAGTcaacaaaaacattgtaaatCGTCCTCCTCTGTTAAAACTGTGCTCCAGATAAACTTGTCTTTTTGGTGTACGGTAAGTCTGAGTTTGCTGGGTCAAAGCTTAATTTATTAGTTATTAACTATAAATTTGTATTTTAGTAAAAAGCCTGTTCACAAATGGGAGCACATCAAATAGGCCACAGTCCACTTTCCGGTACAACCACTTAAATCGCATGCTGCTTTCACATGAAACAGTTCTTTAGTTAACCTTTCACCCCTTTAACATGCTTGGTCCCTATGCAGTCTGTGACGGTTCAGTTCTGTCCCACTGTAAAATCATCAAGTGTTTTAGGACTCTCTCATAGacattttgaaacatttcaATTAGTCATTAAAGCTGTTTTGATGGGAAAGAAGCAAATTCTTTTGAGTTTAGGTTTTAGGAAAATTTAGGTTTATAAAAGATGAATATATATCCACAATGAAACATAATAATATTTGACTATGTCATAGCAACTTGATAGTTGTTCACtcccatttgtatttattaatttatttaatagtTTTGTTGCGCTGGTATGAGGTACGCTAATGAAATGCCTTCTGCATTCTACATTTTTGCAAATAAGATGCATCAATAATTTCATTAATGAAAATTCGCTATAAACTAACTACAATTTTCAGAgattaaatgtgtatttatttatatgtccCGTTCGCGTGCAGTGGGATTTTTATTCAGGCAATATCTGGGACAACTTCAGTGGGCTTTTAGGGGTCCTTGACGTGGCATCAATAAACAAAAATGGCGACGGTTGGTTGGAGCTTCATAGAGTTTATCATATTTAGTAGTTTAGAATGATTATCTTAAGTCAATAGGAccatacattttatatatgcATAATTACTGCTGTTTTTTTGACGCCGTGTGGTTGTGAGGCTCGAAAAATGAGCGGCTGGGCCGGTTTTTCTGAGGAGGAACTTCGGAAGATGCAGCAGCAAGGTAACTTCTCATCCTGCCAATGCTAACCGGGCAGGTTCACGTCTCTCTGCCCCAGTTGTAGACTTATTTTTGAACAAACTTAACGTTAAGTCTGACAAATATTCTGTATAAAGCGTTTTACCGCATGCATTATCAGGCTCAGCAAtgcccgcagcagcagcagcccgcgGGCGGAAACCGGTTCCAGCCAACCGGAGTCGGCAGCAGTTACAGCGGGAGAGGGCCCTTCAGGTGGCCGCTCAAAGAAACGCCGGCGCCGCCTCTCTTTGCCTCCCACCGGAGCAGCAGCTCGCCAaacccccgccgccgccgccgccagcgAAGGACGATTCCGAGCTTCAGCCCACCGCCCCTCCAGCAGCGGCTGACCGACACACACCCACCGACGTAAGGCCTGCTCCGGCGGAGGAGAGCGCGGGCGTCAAAGAGCTGGAGATACCAGAGGTGGCACTGTTAgtatatctttttttctatttctgcgATTTCATTGTCTGTAACGCATGTCTGCTGTGCGTTGTCACCACTGTTGTTAAGGGCTGTGacctgtgttgtgtctttattcgagctcttctcttcctctctgtcattGCGCCGCTTCGATGTTCAGCTTTTGACCCATTTGGGAACGTAGGGTCTGTAAATATGCGATTTGGTTTCATGTTGTTGCCTgtgcaaacaataaaaataaagtcatcGTCCCTCAGCCGTGACCAACGAAGGTGACAGGTGGGAGAGAAATAGGATGGGATGTTACCCAATTTAATCAGCAATCACATGAGTGATGAGCCAACACCAAAGTAGGGATTTAACTAAATATAAGTCACTATTATTACTAACGCACGGTTAAGATGATACTGATGCTTGGATCTTTTATAatccatttattattatataagaaTGTTGTGCGTCACAGATTTATCAATATCGTATGGTATACTGTATAATATAGTATCATATTACATCTTGTCTTCACATGGTGAATGTTATTcgtcatatttttttattttggtccaCCTGCTTTTGAaagtacatatttatttttaatgaatctCCAGCATTAGACCCGAAACTCTTTCCATAGCGTGGATTTTTCCAAGCATCATTGTCTGTTaaattgtctttgtgtttgaccGCAGACGGGAAAAGACGCGCCTGGAGCAACTTCAGCAGGAGCAAAAGACAATGGAAGAGAGGAATAAACGCAAAAAGGCTCTGCTCACCAAGACGATCGCAGAGAAGTAAGCGTGGCTGTCTTGGAGCTGTAGTGAGCAACGTGATGTTGTGAAAGTAAAACCGATACCGGTGCTGAGGGATAAAATTTGCCTCAAGGGTTTGTTCTTGTCCACAGGTCCAAACAGACTCAGGCGGAGGCCGTGAAGCTGAAGAGGATCCAGAAGGAGCTCCAGGCCCTCGATGACATGGTGTCCAATGATATCGGCATCCTGAGAGTGAAGATCGAACAAGCCAGCTGGGACTACTCTGCTGCCAGGTAGAGAGGCGACACAAATCAAAGTGTACACGGCTGCACATAGACCAAAATATACGTGGAGTATTCACTTCCATTAGCCATGTAATCTTTTTaggagtattttcttttttaaattaggaaaaaaatgaacaacaaaaaacattttgtgccTGTAAATAATTAAGGAATTCAGTCATTTAAATCCTGAACACCTGTCTACCCCATATAAGTCCTCACTGCAGCAGGTGGGAGAAAAGTTCTGATGTGTTACTTTGTAATAACCAGGCAGCTCTACATCTTCTAATCAAACTAACACACTTTGCTGGAGGAATCCACGGCCCCGCTAATGGAGTTAATGTCAATATGTGATGATACCTGACGTTTTGGGGCAGATTGTCTTTCTCGAAGACGTGCGTGATTAATGTGACATCAGCGACAATAATATGCACGTTAATGAACGGCAACTAAGCTTTCGGGATTTTATGAcctcatttttgtatttgaaataacCACGACATCATTAAACGGCACTGCAAGCCTTTTGTTTGTGACAAAACAAGGTGACCAGGTAAGGAAGTGTACGTCCAGTGTAACTGGTGCCCCCTGCAGCTTGTTACTAGTATTCAAGtaaacctgccccccccccccccccccctcctccctccaatACTTGAAATCTACATGTTTCCTCTAAGACTTCAAACCAGTTTTCTGCAGAAAGTCCAGTTCTACACTTTGCTTCAACATACGCAGGGTTACAACTAAAAGTCGAATATAAGATGGACATTTTGTAGTTGGGTGTATTTGACAGCTACAGAAGGTATAAAGACAGTGAATAGTTTTGTGATGTGGGTTTTTCAACATTAATCCAGAAAGATGTGTTTGACCTCGAAGCTGTGAATTCCCCACGCAGCCGCTTGTGTTTAGGGATCAGCTCCATGTCATGAACACAGTTCATTACAGATGTTTGAATAAAAGGACGTGGACCTCACGAGGTCATTACACTGGATTCTGTTATGATTCTGTTGATGTAATCAATTCTTGGGGTTTTGCTGAGGTACCATgtaacccccctcaccccgagATGAAATGTTTTACATCATGTGTTTAGTTAACGCAATGTTTCTAAACAGCACATGATGTTCTGGTCTAATTGGAACAATGTTTCTATGTTCAGACGTGGGAGAATAATGTTCTGAAAAATTGTCAGATTTTAGAAGCTGACAAATAGGGCTGGTTACTGCAAACCGGTGCCAaattgttcatagtttgaagtaAAAAAGTTTGATGATGTAGTTTGAAGCAAagtgttttatatttctttatgtttacagtgtactttaaacagttaatatattcattaatttgaagaaaaaaaattacagtgtcaaaaaaaaaatgtcgtcAATTGtcgttttgtgcttttttttttaagggggcGGTTCAGATGCAGTTTAGGCCCCAGTATTGGAAAATATCCAACCCTGAAAAAAGATTTACTCCGTGAAATGATCGAAACAACGTCATGATGAttggtttatttttatatctGATTGATTTCAGTCAGATGTGTTTTCTCTGAtcttaaatacatttgaggGATCCTAATTCGCTTTTCATTTCCATCTTAACTAACCAAGTCTTATGGTTGCGCTTTACAGAGACGGGCTTAAAAAGTGTCGCACAATGCACGCTCGGCTCATTCAACCGTTTAGGAACACAAATATTGTGAAAGGATTCCACTGTCACAGAATGAAGGttattcaaatataaaagtCATTTTTCTTTAGAGCATAAATGAGAAATTTTGCAACCCTGTTATAGATTCTCTTAACAGTTCCTTTCAAATTCTTCCGTCTACATTTTTTCAGAAAGCGATATGAGAAGGCAGAGGTGGAGTACGTGACGGCCAAGCTGGACCTGCACAAGAAGACGGAGGTGAAGGAGCAGCTGACGGAGCACCTCTGCGCCATCATCCAGCAGAACGAGCTACGCAAAGCCCAtaagctggaggagctgatgcagcagctgcaccttcaggccactgaggaggagatggagatgaagaggcagaagcagcagcaggaagaagagaaggagaagaagaagatgatagAAAGATGCATGGAGACGCAAAGGACCGGTTCAGCAGAGGACCAGGTGGGAATGGTGCAATCAACCAAAGACTGTCCGCCCGCTGCGGAGGAGACCGCGGCGGAGCAGAAAGGCGGGGACGTCCAGCAGGAGCTCCACCCGACGACTGAACCGGCAAAGACGGAGCACGACTGTCAAACACTAGAGCGCTCCGTTCAGAGTGGTGCTGCAGCCTCCTGATGCTCAGCAAACGCGATTGGAAGCCACCGCACTGCGGGAGGCAAGTAATGCAGCGCAGCTCTCAGCCCGAGGAAGTGATGCTCGGCGCTGGGACGCCCCGAGCTGACGGACCTGCAGCCGTTCTCTTTTGGTTTCCCGCCAAACTGAGCCGGATCAAACGTGTCCCCGAGTAGTGACGGGTTTGCTTCCTCTCAGTTGATTGTTAAATCTCATGGGGTTCTGGAGGATTGTGGATTTAGTTTTTGAAAAGGTTTGCATGAGCTGTGACCTTCTTAAGACTCTTCCTGCTTTTAACTGACGCGTGTAGTTAACAAAGTGCTCGTTGGGCCACTTATCGAGTTTTGTTGTGCTCGTCCCCACGAGCTCCAGCAGGGAAGTAGCTTCCACAGATTTTAAAGTTTAGGGGTAAAAGAGAGTCTGCGTTAGATTGGGGATCATGGGAGATTCGTACTTTACAAACTGTACACGGTATTGGGTCTTGTGCattattggaataaaaaaatatttcttatttAAATATCTCAAGTTGACTTCAACTATGTGGTGAGATTCATAATCATGTGTACTGATTCTCTGATCTTACTGTTATTTCAACGACATTTAAATTATATCAACTTCAGCTTCTCTGTTTGAATGTAGAAAGTGTTTGGGGGGGCTATTCGTTTTGGTGAAACCATATGACACCCAGGCCTCAGTATGTGCACACCTGCAGGATCGGTATCCTCAATCTGTCCCTGTCAGCTTCCAGACGTCAAACCGGGACCGTCTTCCATTGTTGTCTCCTCGTTGCGTCAATGAAAGACGGGTCCTGTTTGCTTCCTGGACGGAGGCCCGGATCCATTTCTGGCCCCAACCTGGACCCTCCTGTCCACCGCGTCGTAGGCCGACGTGTTTGCCGGCGCCGGGCTCCGATCTAATCCCCGTGTTGTCGTTTGGGCCGAGGAGCAGCGGGCCTCCTGAGCGGTAAGACGATATCTGTTgatgtgtgtgcacgctcacaGCCGCATGCCGCTCCGCACAGTCCACCCTCTCCGGCAGCGCAACGTGTGGACAATAATCCAGTGGTCACCTGCACATGCGTGTGCCTGACCAAAGCCTGCTTGTGTGCGAAGCAAACGATGAGAAGAAGAATAGTTATTTGAATTGGGTCAATATTTAAAGAGGTGACATTTAGATTTATACTACGCTatgacattttaataaaatggaagggaaaaaaaaggaatgttccCTTTGTGCATGTTTTCTCCACTGTCCGTCATTTTAGGGTTTAAATGTGCCGGACTGGAGCTTGTGGTCCTGGAAGGAATTTACCCGGGGAGCACTTAGGGACTCTTGTCGCTTTTGTGAGTCGTTTGTAAAATGCAGTAAGTGTTTCTGTAAAGCGCTCTGAGACTTTACTGCGCTCCGGTCACATCTGGCCGTCTGAAGGAGAGGCCGTAAAAGCAGCTCTCTTAATTAGTCGGTAGGTAGAGTGGGAGAGTGACCACCTTCCCGTCTGTCCACGCGCAACCTCCAAGGTCAACGTTTGAAGTCCCCCCCCGAGGAGACTTCAGCTCACATTTGGACAAATTATCAAGACGTTTGAACGAGAAGGACGGAATTATGCCGTTCCCACGAGATCCCGCGCTTGTGGAAAGTAACGCAGCAAAATGTAGAGGAACTTTATCTTATTGGGTCTGTATTGCAATTGTCATTGCACATCAACACGTTTCAGGTATTTTTAAAGTTCAAGTACGTTTTATGTAATCTGTCGGATTcattttttaagttttttttatttttttttattttatttttttagggaTTGTGGATTTTATCTTTACTTTACATGATAGGTTTCATTAATACAACATTCAAATGATATTTTCTGATGataaaatgcattaataataaatatatatctaaaaaaatacaaaaggacAATTCAACATAATGGCCTTTTGATACGTTATACATTCCTATAATGTTAATTGAAGTGTTTTGAATAGTATTTCTTTATTGATCAAGCAGTAGGCCCagtctttttaaatgaagacgATCCGGCGAGTGGACATTTGGGCATCTGCAGAAATGTCTTCTCCATTagaaatgcgtgtgtgtgtgtgtgtgtgtgtgtgtgtgtgtgtgtgtgtgtgtgtgtgtgtgtgtgtgtgtgtgtgtgtgtgtgtgtgtgtgtgcgtgcgcgtgcgttgGGCCGGACTTCAGAGAGCGGAGGTTTATAAAGTAAAGTGTGATTTATGTGGCGCTGGCGTCCCCCGACAGGTCGAGAAAGACCGTGAAACCCGAGTAGTCCGAGAGGCGAaggagtgagaggagagaggaaaaaaaaagaaaagaatcccaaatCAAGTTTtcctgaagagaaaaaaaacctcgCCGCCATCTGGACGAGCTTCACCTCCATATCAACTGATCTGTGGACCCACGGCAGAAAGCAGGAGATCGATGGAGCCAGAGACATGTTTGAACTGAAGGTGATGGCTTTTGGCAGCGCGTGatgaatgcagcagtttcatCCGTTTCCATAAAGGCCTTATTTGCTTTGGCAATTAATGCAAATGCTGTTTAATTTAGCTGCTGGCTTCACTGCTAGAGCCGATTTAATGTCATTATCCACGAGGTGCCACTGACTCCAAATAGACGCATCTGCATGATAAACAGAAAATTAATTCCaatgtcaaatgtaaataaaCGTTAAGTGAATTTGGCTTCATGTCACGGCTGTTAAACTATTTTACGGGAAACGAATGCATTTT
This Gasterosteus aculeatus chromosome 8, fGasAcu3.hap1.1, whole genome shotgun sequence DNA region includes the following protein-coding sequences:
- the gorab gene encoding RAB6-interacting golgin encodes the protein MSGWAGFSEEELRKMQQQGSAMPAAAAARGRKPVPANRSRQQLQRERALQVAAQRNAGAASLCLPPEQQLAKPPPPPPPAKDDSELQPTAPPAAADRHTPTDVRPAPAEESAGVKELEIPEVALREKTRLEQLQQEQKTMEERNKRKKALLTKTIAEKSKQTQAEAVKLKRIQKELQALDDMVSNDIGILRVKIEQASWDYSAARKRYEKAEVEYVTAKLDLHKKTEVKEQLTEHLCAIIQQNELRKAHKLEELMQQLHLQATEEEMEMKRQKQQQEEEKEKKKMIERCMETQRTGSAEDQVGMVQSTKDCPPAAEETAAEQKGGDVQQELHPTTEPAKTEHDCQTLERSVQSGAAAS